From one Struthio camelus isolate bStrCam1 chromosome 36, bStrCam1.hap1, whole genome shotgun sequence genomic stretch:
- the PRRT1 gene encoding proline-rich transmembrane protein 1 yields PFGLPPQPPLPYGQPPFALQLQPCAAYLPVYPVGPPYGAGPPGAAPPPPPPPPALLEPRGPPHDYLPIAVLTTLCCFWPTGVVAIVKAVQVRTAVARGDIVSAEIASREARNFSFISLAVGIAAMVLCTILTVVIIIAAQHHDNDWEP; encoded by the exons cccttcggcctgccgccgcagccccccctgCCCTACGGGCAGCCCCCCTTCGCcctgcagctccagccctgcGCCGCCTACCTGCCCGTCTACCCCGTGGGGCCC ccctacggggcggggcctcccggcgcggccccgcccccgccgcccccgcccccggcgctgctgGAGCCGCGGGGGCCCCCCCACGACTACCTGCCCATCGCCGTCCTCACCACCCTCTGCTGCTTCTGGCCCACCGGCGTCGTCGCCATCGTCAAGGCCGTGCag gtGCGCACGGCGGTGGCGCGGGGCGACATCGTCTCGGCCGAGATCGCCTCGCGCGAGGCCCGCAACTTCTCCTTCATCAGCCTGGCCGTGGGCATCGCCGCCATGGTGCTCTGCACCATCCTCACCGTCGTCATCATCATCGCCGCCCAGCACCACGACAACGACTGGGAGCCCtag
- the FKBPL gene encoding FK506-binding protein-like, with product MEKGGGVSMVTAPGLRPGACAQRAEGAGPDVTSEEAVRSDAWALTQAADGAGASPLAEAGMDGAEPANGKAAPSGSANGARAQGRGRELTNGSARSPEPANGQQGPGGWSNEGRGSLGSANKQLGARQTAKGSSNEREGSPRMANQQLEGRQAAKGSANGSGEGQGSANEDGGLQHPSSEIARSQDLTNEAGELQEPSNEDTGLGDPTNEDTGLGDPTNEDVGLRDTSNEVVQLQEPTNDLVGLQDPTREAVGLQAPSNGSAGQRGPAEGARGLQDPSQEPAGLQDPPKGAADLRRPPNEETGRQEPPNGTAGRQEPSNGTAGRQEPSNGTTGRQEPPNETAGRQEPSNETAGLREPSNGTAGLQELPNGTAGCQELPNETAGRQEPSNETAGLWEPPNGTAGRQEPPNETAGRQEPPNETAGRQEPSNETAGLWEPPNGTAGRQEPPNGTMSLQEPPNEATGGQGPSEAARGLREPVPAVALGPWDLANEEAWLREPCEEPEDALGGRDEEDDAEDDDADAGGWWQSPDGAFSKQVLRRGRGLARPGPGSRCRVLLEAPAAAGSGRWATLRLGTAEGAWAAAVDACLETMAAGERVRLRPTAAPVTVGLRLASFAAAPEPWELPPAALWAGALARKSRAGRLFGAGAVAAAARQYGAALRLAVAGGGRPPLSPERAGLKADLHANLALCQLRLGLPAAAAANCAKALALRPGHLKARYRRGLAAAALGDLEAAAADLAAVARARPADGDARRELRRVARRLRDRDARLARRLRPLFASGADEAPLR from the exons ATGGAGAAAGGAGGGGGCGTCTCCATGGTAACCGCTCCGGGGCTGCGGCCTGGCGCCTGCGCGcagcgggcggagggggcggggccggatgTGACGTCAGAGGAGGCGGtgcgctcggacgcctgggccctcacccag GCCGCCGACGGCGCCGGAGCGTCGCCATTGGCAGAGGCGGGAATGGATGGGGCGGAGCCAGCCAATGGGAAGGCAGCGCCCTCAGGATCGGCCAATGGGGCTCGTGCCCAGGGAAGAGGCCGGGAGCTGACCAATGGGAGCGCACGGAGCCCGGAGCCAGCCAATGGGCAGCAAGGCCCCGGAGGTTGGTCCAATGAGGGAAGAGGGAGCCTGGGCTCAGCCAATAAGCAGCTCGGGGCACGGCAAACTGCCAAGGGCTCGTCCAATGAGAGAGAGGGGAGCCCGAGAATGGCCAatcagcagctggaaggaaggcAAGCGGCAAAGGGCTCAGCCAATGGGAGCGGAGAGGGCCAGGGCTCGGCCAATGAGGATGGCGGGCTCCAGCACCCGTCCAGTGAGATCGCACGGAGCCAGGACCTGACCAATGAGGCTGGAGAGCTCCAGGAGCCGTCCAATGAGGACACGGGGCTCGGGGACCCAACCAATGAGGACACGGGGCTCGGGGACCCAACCAATGAGGACGTGGGGCTCAGGGACACATCCAATGAGGTTGTTCAGCTCCAGGAACCAACCAATGACCTTGTGGGTCTCCAGGATCCAACCAGAGAGGCCGTCGGCCTCCAGGCACCGTCCAATGGGAGCGCAGGAcagcgcggccccgccgaggGGGCTCGTGGGCTCCAGGACCCAAGCCAAGAGCCTGCAGGTCTCCAGGACCCACCTAAAGGGGCTGCAGACCTCCGGCGTCCACCGAATGAGGAGACGGGGCGCCAGGAACCGCCCAATGGGACCGCGGGGCGCCAGGAACCATCCAATGGGACCGCGGGGCGCCAGGAACCATCCAATGGGACCACGGGGCGCCAGGAACCGCCCAATGAGACCGCGGGGCGCCAGGAACCATCCAATGAGACCGCAGGGCTCCGGGAACCATCCAATGGGACCGCAGGGCTCCAGGAACTGCCCAATGGGACCGCGGGGTGCCAGGAACTGCCCAATGAGACCGCGGGGCGCCAGGAACCATCCAATGAGACCGCAGGGCTCTGGGAACCGCCCAACGGGACCGCGGGGCGCCAGGAACCGCCCAATGAGACCGCGGGGCGCCAGGAACCGCCCAATGAGACCGCAGGGCGCCAGGAACCATCCAATGAGACCGCAGGGCTCTGGGAACCACCCAATGGGACCGCGGGGCGCCAGGAACCGCCCAACGGGACCATGAGTCTCCAGGAACCGCCCAACGAGGCCACGGGCGGCCAGGGCCCATCGGAGGCGGCCAGGGGGCTCCGGGAACCGGTGCCGGCGGTGGCCTTGGGGCCGTGGGACCTGGCCAACGAGGAGgcctggctgcgggagccctgcGAGGAGCCCGAGGACGCGCTCGGCGGCCGGGACGAGGAGGACGACGCCGAGGACGACGATGCCGAcgccgggggctggtggcagagcCCCGACGGCGCCTTCTCCAAGCAGGtgctgcgccggggccgaggtCTGGCGCGACCGGGCCCGGGTTCCCGCTGCCGGGTGCTGCTGGAGGcaccggcggcggccgggtcgggCCGCTGGGCCACCCTGCGCCTGGGGACGGCCGAAGGAGCCTGGGCGGCCGCCGTGGACGCCTGCCTGGAGACCATGGCGGCCGGCGAGCGGGTCCGGCTGCGGCCGACGGCGGCGCCGGTCACCGTCGGGCTGCGCTTGGCCTCCTTCGCCGCCGCGCCGGAGCCCTGGGagctgccgccggccgccctcTGGGCCGGGGCGCTGGCCCGCAAAAGCCGAGCCGGGCGGCTcttcggggccggggcggtggcggcggcggcccggcagtACGGGGCGGCGTTGCGCTTGgcggtggccggcggcgggcggccgcccttGAGCCCGGAACGGGCCGGCCTCAAAGCGGACCTGCACGCCAACCTGGCGCTGTGCCAGCTGCggctggggctgccggcggccgccgccgccaactgCGCCAAAGCCTTGgccctgcggcccggccacctcaaGGCTCGGTACCGGCGCGGTTTGGCGGCCGCCGCTTTGGGCGACCTGGAAGCGGCGGCCGCCGACTtggcggcggtggcccgggcTCGGCCCGCCGACGGGGACGCCCGGCGCGAGCTGCGACGCGTGGCGCGCCGCCTCCGCGACCGCGACGCCCGCCTGGCTCGGCGCCTCCGGCCCCTCTTCGCCTCCGGCGCCGACGAGGCGCCGCTTCGTTAG
- the ATF6B gene encoding cyclic AMP-dependent transcription factor ATF-6 beta isoform X2, whose translation MAALAPELLVLSDAGRFRADNLLGSEDWDAALYGCLDDGLEPAHLFPSLEPDPMFDGAFELGEAATPPDPPWAQPPPNLFPDLQVKSEPASPASSHCSESSGLSSASDPPGWVPSPAAEPGVKTEPPPVPPCSEPGRVPKGAVKSEAPRRTPPIQPKPLVVAAVPVGPPPPAPPKTILLQPLPGSAPPLPPAIAVPTPSVVISPAELLRLPGLLRLQPPGPEPPRAAPGAPRPEAKTIVPAPAPAGPGPQEVDVKVLKRQQRMIKNRESACQSRRKKKEYLQGLEARLREALADNDRLRRENALLRRRLDAVLGENAELRLGPGHRKLVCLAALLLFVAFNFGPLSPPEQPPPEPGPPRQEQPPPRARRHLLGVAQGPPEDGPRERGLRGPPAPLPGPPFRNASAVPALVLRDLDRLFLAPDCRRFNRTESLRLADELSGWVRRHQSDHRKPGPPRRPPGRQPSPPNKAPTTSRLVPAAPPYPARTPPGQLQLYRPERPEPDFLDAIDRREDTFYVVSFRRDHLLLPAISHNKTSRPKMSLVMPAAALNESLSGRAGGYEAMMQVDCEVMDTRVIHIKSSTVPPSLRRRPPPGNRTQAPEPPRRGPRRPRALYLAYPGQG comes from the exons atggcggcgctggcgccggagctgctggtgctgaGCGACGCGGGCCGGTTCCGGGCCGACAACCTGCTGGGCAGCGAGGACTGGG atGCCGCCCTCTACGGTTGCCTTGACGACGGGCTGGAGCCCGcccacctcttcccctccctggaGCCCGACCCCATg tTCGATGGCGCCTTCGAGCTGGGCGAAGCCGCGACCCCCCCAGACCCGccgtgggcccagccgccccccaaCCTCTTCCCTg ACCTGCAGGTGAAGTCGGAGCCCGCGTCGCCGGCCTCGTCCCACTGCTCCGAGTCCTCGGGGCTCTCGTCCGCCTCCGACCCCCCCGGATGG gtccccagccccgcggccgagcCGGGGGTGAAGACGGAGCCGCCACCGGTGCCGCCCTGCTCCGAGCCAG GCCGGGTGCCGAAGGGGGCGGTGAAGTCCGAGGCCCCCCGCCGGACCCCCCCCATCCAGCCCAAGCCCCTGGTGGTGgcggccgtccccgtggggcccccgccgccggccccccccaaaaccatcctgctccagcccctgcccggctcggcccccccgctgccccctgccaTCGCTG tgccCACCCCGTCGGTCGTCATCTCGCCGGCCGAGCTGCTGCGGCTGCCGGGGCTCCTGcggctgcagccccccggccccgagcccccccgggccgcccccggcgccccccggcccgaaGCCAAGACCAtcgtcccggccccggcccccgccgggcccggcccccaggAGGTGGAC gtgAAGGTGCTGAAGCGGCAGCAGCGGATGATCAAGAACCGGGAGTCGGCGTGCCAGTCGCGCCGCAAGAAGAAGGAGTACCTGCAGGGGCTGGAGGCCCGGCTGCGCGAGGCCCTGGCCGACAACGACCGCCTCCGCCGCGAGAACGCCCTGCTCCGGCGCCGCCTCGACGCCGTCCTCGGCGAG aacgCAGAGCTGCGCCTGGGCCCGGGCCACCGCAAGCTCGTCTGcctcgccgccctcctcctctTCGTCGCCTTCAACTTCGGGCCCCTCAG ccccccggagcagccgccgccggagccgggacccccccggcaggagcagcccccgccccgggcccggcggcaCCTCCTGGGGGTGGCCCAGGGGCCCCCCGAGGACGGACCCCgggagcgggggctgcgggggccacccgcccccctgcccggcccccccttCAG gaaCGCCTCGGCGGTGCCGGCCCTGGTGCTGCGCGACCTGGACAGGCTCTTCCTGGCGCCCGACTGCCGCCGCTTCAACCGCACCGAGTCCCTGCG gctggcGGACGAGCTCAGCGGCTGGGTCCGGCGCCACCAGAGCGACCACCGGAAAccggggcccccccgcaggcccccGGGGCGCCAG CCGTCGCCCCCCAACAAGGCTCCCACCACGTCCCGCCTGGTCCCGGCGGCCCCCCCGTACCCGGCCAG gacccccccggggcagctgcagctctaccgCCCCGAGCGCCCCGAGCCCGACTTCCTCGACGCCATCGACCGCCGCGAGGACACCTTCTACGTCGTCTCCTTCCGCCGG GACCATTTGCTGCTCCCGGCCATCAGCCACAACAAGACGTCGCGGCCCAAGATGTCGCTGGTGATGCCGGCGGCGGCTCTCAACG agagcctgtcggggcgggcggggggctaCGAGGCCATGATGCAGGTGGACTGCGAGGTCATGGACACCCGGGTCATCCACATCAAGAGCTCCACGGTGCCGCCCTCcctgcgccgccggcccccccccggcaacCGCACCCAGGCGCCcgagcccccccgccgcggcccccgccgcccccgcgccctcTACCTCGCCTACCCAGGCCAGGGCTAG
- the ATF6B gene encoding cyclic AMP-dependent transcription factor ATF-6 beta isoform X1 encodes MAALAPELLVLSDAGRFRADNLLGSEDWDAALYGCLDDGLEPAHLFPSLEPDPMFDGAFELGEAATPPDPPWAQPPPNLFPDLQVKSEPASPASSHCSESSGLSSASDPPGWVPSPAAEPGVKTEPPPVPPCSEPAGRVPKGAVKSEAPRRTPPIQPKPLVVAAVPVGPPPPAPPKTILLQPLPGSAPPLPPAIAVPTPSVVISPAELLRLPGLLRLQPPGPEPPRAAPGAPRPEAKTIVPAPAPAGPGPQEVDVKVLKRQQRMIKNRESACQSRRKKKEYLQGLEARLREALADNDRLRRENALLRRRLDAVLGENAELRLGPGHRKLVCLAALLLFVAFNFGPLSPPEQPPPEPGPPRQEQPPPRARRHLLGVAQGPPEDGPRERGLRGPPAPLPGPPFRNASAVPALVLRDLDRLFLAPDCRRFNRTESLRLADELSGWVRRHQSDHRKPGPPRRPPGRQPSPPNKAPTTSRLVPAAPPYPARTPPGQLQLYRPERPEPDFLDAIDRREDTFYVVSFRRDHLLLPAISHNKTSRPKMSLVMPAAALNESLSGRAGGYEAMMQVDCEVMDTRVIHIKSSTVPPSLRRRPPPGNRTQAPEPPRRGPRRPRALYLAYPGQG; translated from the exons atggcggcgctggcgccggagctgctggtgctgaGCGACGCGGGCCGGTTCCGGGCCGACAACCTGCTGGGCAGCGAGGACTGGG atGCCGCCCTCTACGGTTGCCTTGACGACGGGCTGGAGCCCGcccacctcttcccctccctggaGCCCGACCCCATg tTCGATGGCGCCTTCGAGCTGGGCGAAGCCGCGACCCCCCCAGACCCGccgtgggcccagccgccccccaaCCTCTTCCCTg ACCTGCAGGTGAAGTCGGAGCCCGCGTCGCCGGCCTCGTCCCACTGCTCCGAGTCCTCGGGGCTCTCGTCCGCCTCCGACCCCCCCGGATGG gtccccagccccgcggccgagcCGGGGGTGAAGACGGAGCCGCCACCGGTGCCGCCCTGCTCCGAGCCAG CAGGCCGGGTGCCGAAGGGGGCGGTGAAGTCCGAGGCCCCCCGCCGGACCCCCCCCATCCAGCCCAAGCCCCTGGTGGTGgcggccgtccccgtggggcccccgccgccggccccccccaaaaccatcctgctccagcccctgcccggctcggcccccccgctgccccctgccaTCGCTG tgccCACCCCGTCGGTCGTCATCTCGCCGGCCGAGCTGCTGCGGCTGCCGGGGCTCCTGcggctgcagccccccggccccgagcccccccgggccgcccccggcgccccccggcccgaaGCCAAGACCAtcgtcccggccccggcccccgccgggcccggcccccaggAGGTGGAC gtgAAGGTGCTGAAGCGGCAGCAGCGGATGATCAAGAACCGGGAGTCGGCGTGCCAGTCGCGCCGCAAGAAGAAGGAGTACCTGCAGGGGCTGGAGGCCCGGCTGCGCGAGGCCCTGGCCGACAACGACCGCCTCCGCCGCGAGAACGCCCTGCTCCGGCGCCGCCTCGACGCCGTCCTCGGCGAG aacgCAGAGCTGCGCCTGGGCCCGGGCCACCGCAAGCTCGTCTGcctcgccgccctcctcctctTCGTCGCCTTCAACTTCGGGCCCCTCAG ccccccggagcagccgccgccggagccgggacccccccggcaggagcagcccccgccccgggcccggcggcaCCTCCTGGGGGTGGCCCAGGGGCCCCCCGAGGACGGACCCCgggagcgggggctgcgggggccacccgcccccctgcccggcccccccttCAG gaaCGCCTCGGCGGTGCCGGCCCTGGTGCTGCGCGACCTGGACAGGCTCTTCCTGGCGCCCGACTGCCGCCGCTTCAACCGCACCGAGTCCCTGCG gctggcGGACGAGCTCAGCGGCTGGGTCCGGCGCCACCAGAGCGACCACCGGAAAccggggcccccccgcaggcccccGGGGCGCCAG CCGTCGCCCCCCAACAAGGCTCCCACCACGTCCCGCCTGGTCCCGGCGGCCCCCCCGTACCCGGCCAG gacccccccggggcagctgcagctctaccgCCCCGAGCGCCCCGAGCCCGACTTCCTCGACGCCATCGACCGCCGCGAGGACACCTTCTACGTCGTCTCCTTCCGCCGG GACCATTTGCTGCTCCCGGCCATCAGCCACAACAAGACGTCGCGGCCCAAGATGTCGCTGGTGATGCCGGCGGCGGCTCTCAACG agagcctgtcggggcgggcggggggctaCGAGGCCATGATGCAGGTGGACTGCGAGGTCATGGACACCCGGGTCATCCACATCAAGAGCTCCACGGTGCCGCCCTCcctgcgccgccggcccccccccggcaacCGCACCCAGGCGCCcgagcccccccgccgcggcccccgccgcccccgcgccctcTACCTCGCCTACCCAGGCCAGGGCTAG